A genome region from Mauremys reevesii isolate NIE-2019 linkage group 12, ASM1616193v1, whole genome shotgun sequence includes the following:
- the C12H11orf53 gene encoding uncharacterized protein C11orf53 homolog isoform X2: MSGSTAMSGYYGVRRSFMSDLDFHNTKPLSNDVYASSLGAKSFPCDSSAVQGYPPLLDPYFTEDYRTAAVTPSTSSLFSTSSLPPLLPPFPNDSAHYLIRDSWEQGMPDSLNQSDAVCSDSLQTLPTTTSCLTSHETGSTSQYRSSSWSSAIPGAQSFPLHAFEDVHYIPSYPATSSYSFSPFMTVANDLPPKMLHLSSEEPLDTTSLHDNSSWAKEDGSPVWGTYECRRTY; the protein is encoded by the exons ATGTCGG GCTCCACTGCCATGTCTGGTTACTATGGAGTTAGAAGATCGTTCATGTCCGATTTGGATTTCCACAACACTAAGCCGCTTTCAAATGATGTTTATGCTTCATCCCTGGGGGCAAAGTCCTTTCCGTGTGACTCCTCTGCCGTTCAAGGGTACCCGCCGCTACTGGACCCCTATTTCACCGAGGACTATCGCACTGCTGCCGTAACACCCAGCACCAGCTCCCTTTTCAGCACCTCCTCGCTGCCCCCTCTCCTGCCGCCCTTCCCCAATGACTCAGCACATTACTTAATA AGAGACTCCTGGGAGCAGGGCATGCCTGACAGCCTCAACCAATCAGATGCCGTGTGCTCAGATTCCCTACAGACCTTGCCCACAACTACCAGCTGCCTCACCTCTCACGAAACTGGAAGCACTTCCCAGTATAGAAGCTCAAGCTGGAGTTCTGCCATCCCAGGAGCCCAGTCCTTCCCTTTGCATGCTTTTGAAGATGTCCACTACATACCCAGTTACCCTGCCACCTCGTCCTATTCCTTTTCACCATTTATGACTGTAGCGAATGATCTACCTCCCAAGATGCTCCACCTCTCATCAGAGGAACCCTTAGATACAACCTCCCTTCATGACAACTCCTCTTGGGCAAAAGAAGATGGGAGTCCGGTCTGGGGGACATATGAATGCCGAAGAACTTATTGA
- the C12H11orf53 gene encoding uncharacterized protein C11orf53 homolog isoform X1: MSAGSTAMSGYYGVRRSFMSDLDFHNTKPLSNDVYASSLGAKSFPCDSSAVQGYPPLLDPYFTEDYRTAAVTPSTSSLFSTSSLPPLLPPFPNDSAHYLIRDSWEQGMPDSLNQSDAVCSDSLQTLPTTTSCLTSHETGSTSQYRSSSWSSAIPGAQSFPLHAFEDVHYIPSYPATSSYSFSPFMTVANDLPPKMLHLSSEEPLDTTSLHDNSSWAKEDGSPVWGTYECRRTY, encoded by the exons ATGTCGG CAGGCTCCACTGCCATGTCTGGTTACTATGGAGTTAGAAGATCGTTCATGTCCGATTTGGATTTCCACAACACTAAGCCGCTTTCAAATGATGTTTATGCTTCATCCCTGGGGGCAAAGTCCTTTCCGTGTGACTCCTCTGCCGTTCAAGGGTACCCGCCGCTACTGGACCCCTATTTCACCGAGGACTATCGCACTGCTGCCGTAACACCCAGCACCAGCTCCCTTTTCAGCACCTCCTCGCTGCCCCCTCTCCTGCCGCCCTTCCCCAATGACTCAGCACATTACTTAATA AGAGACTCCTGGGAGCAGGGCATGCCTGACAGCCTCAACCAATCAGATGCCGTGTGCTCAGATTCCCTACAGACCTTGCCCACAACTACCAGCTGCCTCACCTCTCACGAAACTGGAAGCACTTCCCAGTATAGAAGCTCAAGCTGGAGTTCTGCCATCCCAGGAGCCCAGTCCTTCCCTTTGCATGCTTTTGAAGATGTCCACTACATACCCAGTTACCCTGCCACCTCGTCCTATTCCTTTTCACCATTTATGACTGTAGCGAATGATCTACCTCCCAAGATGCTCCACCTCTCATCAGAGGAACCCTTAGATACAACCTCCCTTCATGACAACTCCTCTTGGGCAAAAGAAGATGGGAGTCCGGTCTGGGGGACATATGAATGCCGAAGAACTTATTGA